A stretch of Sinimarinibacterium sp. NLF-5-8 DNA encodes these proteins:
- a CDS encoding SurA N-terminal domain-containing protein, whose protein sequence is MLQQIRDRTSGLIAGFVVALVSVPFAFWGIDSFNSGGGDPVVAKVGDQKIHDSQFRQQYDQRYQQLVQLMGDNFRADLLDKNRLREAVLRDMTQESMLRQYTQKRGFYADDATLFDALSNEPAFQRDGRFDPEAYRDALMRVGFSSERYEAQLRSSIEMNQMRGLLVDTAFSVPAQREQLARLQGQRRTLQYAVFEPGKYHDRVKVSDEDIAADYDKTHARYMAPERLRLDYVELSLDALPPAAQPADDILKPLYEAEREGRFASQEQRKASHILIGFGADKAAAREKAEALIKQLAEGADFAQLAKENSEDPGSRDRGGDLGWIRRGQMVKGFEDALFALDKGATSAVVETEFGWHVIHLDDLKPAQVRPFDDPQVHAELVTLYENRERQQRFQEMSDRLEQLAFENADSLAPVAEALGLKLETTDWFERGKGSGVAANDAVLSVAFSPELLQDGENSKPIALSPTALVVIRKNAYEAPRQRPLEEVREQVREALIHARATELAAQEAQEVLNALAAGTPFQEIVSAKRGELRNPGQITRQDDKVEAPILAEAFRMTHPAEGKLSYGQTTLSNGAHAVLVLSAVEMPDAAALKSLAQAQQQTLKAHEGGLAFASYMQVIEDRVGVKLMLPAADTTTPEEP, encoded by the coding sequence ATGCTTCAGCAGATTCGTGACCGCACCTCGGGTTTGATCGCCGGCTTTGTTGTCGCCCTGGTCTCCGTACCGTTTGCCTTCTGGGGAATTGATTCCTTCAATTCCGGTGGGGGGGATCCGGTGGTTGCCAAGGTGGGTGATCAGAAAATCCATGATTCACAGTTTCGCCAGCAATACGACCAGCGCTATCAGCAGTTGGTGCAACTGATGGGCGATAACTTTCGCGCGGATCTGCTGGACAAGAATCGTTTGCGTGAAGCCGTGCTGCGTGACATGACGCAGGAGTCGATGTTGCGGCAGTACACGCAAAAGCGGGGTTTTTACGCCGACGATGCCACGCTGTTTGACGCATTGTCGAACGAGCCGGCGTTTCAGCGCGACGGACGTTTTGATCCGGAAGCCTACCGCGACGCCCTGATGCGCGTGGGGTTCAGCTCCGAGCGGTATGAAGCGCAGCTGCGCAGCAGCATTGAAATGAATCAGATGCGCGGGTTGCTGGTGGACACTGCTTTCAGTGTTCCGGCGCAGCGTGAGCAGCTTGCGCGTCTTCAGGGACAGCGCCGGACGCTGCAATACGCGGTGTTTGAACCGGGTAAATATCACGATCGCGTCAAAGTCAGCGACGAGGATATTGCCGCCGATTACGACAAGACCCACGCGCGCTACATGGCGCCGGAACGGCTCCGGCTGGACTATGTCGAGCTGTCGCTCGATGCCCTGCCGCCTGCGGCGCAACCCGCCGATGACATTCTCAAGCCGTTATACGAAGCCGAGCGCGAGGGACGCTTTGCCAGCCAGGAACAGCGCAAGGCCAGCCATATTCTGATCGGCTTTGGCGCCGATAAGGCTGCGGCCAGGGAAAAGGCCGAGGCACTGATCAAACAACTCGCCGAAGGGGCCGATTTTGCCCAGCTGGCCAAGGAAAACTCCGAAGATCCTGGCTCCAGGGATCGCGGCGGTGATCTGGGCTGGATCCGTCGTGGGCAGATGGTCAAGGGTTTTGAAGATGCCTTGTTTGCACTGGACAAGGGGGCAACCAGCGCCGTGGTTGAAACCGAGTTTGGCTGGCATGTGATCCACCTTGACGATCTCAAGCCCGCCCAGGTGCGGCCGTTTGATGATCCCCAGGTGCACGCCGAACTGGTGACGCTGTACGAAAATCGTGAGCGGCAGCAGCGTTTTCAGGAAATGTCGGATCGGCTGGAACAGCTGGCCTTTGAAAATGCCGACTCATTGGCACCCGTGGCCGAGGCGCTGGGGCTGAAACTGGAAACCACCGACTGGTTCGAGCGTGGCAAGGGCAGCGGCGTTGCCGCCAACGATGCCGTCTTGTCAGTGGCGTTTTCTCCGGAACTGTTGCAGGACGGCGAAAACAGCAAGCCGATTGCACTGTCGCCCACGGCGCTGGTGGTGATTCGCAAAAACGCCTATGAAGCGCCGCGGCAACGGCCACTGGAAGAAGTGCGTGAACAGGTGCGCGAGGCGTTGATCCACGCGCGCGCCACCGAACTGGCAGCGCAGGAAGCCCAGGAAGTGCTCAATGCGCTGGCGGCGGGAACGCCGTTTCAGGAGATCGTCAGTGCCAAGCGTGGCGAGCTGCGCAATCCCGGCCAGATCACCCGCCAGGATGACAAGGTGGAAGCGCCGATTCTGGCCGAGGCTTTCAGGATGACGCATCCGGCAGAAGGCAAACTCAGCTATGGGCAGACCACTTTGAGCAACGGCGCCCACGCCGTGCTGGTGCTCAGTGCCGTGGAGATGCCGGACGCGGCGGCGCTCAAATCCCTGGCGCAGGCGCAGCAGCAAACGCTGAAAGCGCATGAAGGCGGACTGGCATTTGCCAGCTATATGCAGGTGATTGAAGATCGGGTCGGCGTCAAGCTGATGCTGCCTGCTGCGGATACCACAACGCCTGAGGAACCGTAA
- a CDS encoding dicarboxylate/amino acid:cation symporter, translated as MKLHWQIAIALVAALVAGSLIGEAPWFIHTTSFIGTMFLNALKMLIVPLIVSAMIHAILGLKDTAALSRLGAATAGLFVITTLLAVATGMALINGVQPGVVNGQPAGALMGLSAHTDAVLDGIAGRGAADVVAVFQRMVPANLFQAAVDGEMLGLIFFSLLFGFFASRLPPDLRTTQRQFWGGLYEVMIAITNWVMKFAALGVFGLVGRTVAQTGWSAMQPMLVFFVCVLAGLVIHALLTLSVLLRLSGLNPLAHLRAMVPVLLTAFSTSSSAATLPVTMDHVQRRGASSGVAGFVLPLGATVNMNGTALYECAVALFIAQAYGLELSLVTQAVVLLLALLTSIGVAGIPSASLVAIAVILTAVGLPLEGIGLVLAVDRVLDMCRTAVNVYCDTVVAMIVAKRQGDVIDDPLGAI; from the coding sequence ATGAAGTTGCATTGGCAGATTGCCATCGCCCTGGTCGCGGCATTGGTCGCAGGATCGTTGATCGGCGAAGCGCCGTGGTTCATCCATACCACCAGCTTCATCGGCACGATGTTTCTCAATGCCCTGAAGATGCTGATCGTGCCGCTGATCGTCAGCGCCATGATTCATGCCATTCTCGGTTTGAAAGACACGGCGGCGCTGTCACGGCTCGGTGCTGCAACAGCAGGGCTTTTTGTCATCACCACCTTGCTGGCGGTGGCGACCGGAATGGCATTGATCAATGGCGTGCAGCCGGGCGTGGTCAATGGGCAGCCTGCCGGTGCGCTGATGGGGCTGTCGGCGCACACCGATGCGGTATTGGACGGGATTGCCGGGCGTGGCGCCGCCGATGTGGTGGCGGTGTTCCAGCGCATGGTGCCTGCCAATCTGTTTCAGGCCGCCGTCGATGGCGAGATGCTCGGGTTGATTTTTTTCAGCCTGCTGTTTGGGTTTTTTGCCAGCCGCCTGCCGCCGGATCTGCGGACGACCCAGCGCCAGTTCTGGGGCGGTCTGTACGAGGTGATGATCGCCATCACCAACTGGGTGATGAAGTTTGCGGCGCTGGGCGTGTTCGGGCTGGTCGGCAGAACTGTTGCCCAGACGGGGTGGTCGGCGATGCAGCCCATGCTGGTGTTTTTTGTCTGCGTGCTTGCGGGGCTGGTGATCCATGCGCTGCTGACGCTTTCGGTGCTGCTCAGGCTGTCGGGACTCAATCCACTGGCGCATCTGCGGGCGATGGTGCCGGTGCTGCTGACGGCGTTTTCGACCAGCTCCTCGGCGGCCACCCTGCCGGTGACAATGGATCATGTGCAGCGCCGTGGCGCTTCCAGCGGTGTGGCCGGGTTTGTCCTGCCACTGGGTGCCACGGTGAACATGAACGGCACCGCGCTGTATGAGTGCGCGGTGGCGCTGTTCATTGCCCAGGCTTATGGGCTGGAGCTGTCGCTGGTGACGCAGGCGGTGGTGTTGCTGCTGGCGCTGCTGACGTCGATCGGCGTGGCCGGGATTCCGTCGGCCAGCCTGGTGGCGATTGCGGTGATTCTGACCGCCGTGGGGTTGCCGCTGGAGGGCATCGGCCTGGTGCTGGCGGTGGATCGGGTTTTGGATATGTGCCGCACGGCGGTCAACGTGTATTGCGACACGGTGGTGGCGATGATCGTGGCCAAACGCCAAGGGGATGTGATTGACGATCCCCTTGGCGCCATCTGA
- a CDS encoding enoyl-ACP reductase produces MGFLAGKKVLITGVASDRSIATGIAEAFHREGAELAFTYQGDRLKARVEEFAASCNSRIVLPLDVTEDAQIDEVFTELKNQWGGLDGLIHSIGFAPRDQLAGKYLDAVTREGFRISHDISSYSFAALGKAARPLMQGRNAAMLTMTYLGAVRAVPMYNVMGPAKASLEANVRFMAAELGEQGIRVNGISAGPIKTLAAAGISGFRGMLAAAAEAAPLKRNVTIEEVGNAAAFLCSDLASGITGEIVYVDAGYNIMGMGTGTGG; encoded by the coding sequence ATGGGATTTCTCGCAGGCAAGAAAGTGCTGATTACTGGCGTCGCCAGCGACCGTTCGATTGCCACCGGCATTGCCGAGGCTTTTCATCGTGAAGGCGCCGAGCTGGCCTTTACCTACCAGGGTGATCGCCTCAAGGCGCGCGTTGAAGAGTTTGCCGCCAGTTGCAACTCCAGAATCGTGCTGCCGCTGGACGTCACCGAAGACGCCCAGATCGACGAAGTCTTTACCGAGCTCAAAAATCAATGGGGCGGTCTGGATGGCCTGATTCACTCCATTGGCTTTGCTCCGCGCGATCAGCTCGCCGGCAAGTATCTGGATGCGGTGACGCGCGAAGGCTTTCGTATTTCCCACGATATTTCCAGCTACTCGTTTGCCGCGCTCGGCAAGGCCGCGCGTCCGCTGATGCAGGGCCGCAACGCCGCCATGCTGACGATGACCTATCTCGGCGCGGTGCGCGCGGTGCCGATGTACAACGTCATGGGCCCGGCCAAAGCCTCGCTGGAAGCCAATGTGCGTTTCATGGCCGCAGAGCTGGGCGAACAGGGCATTCGCGTCAACGGCATTTCGGCCGGGCCGATCAAAACCCTGGCCGCAGCGGGCATCAGCGGTTTTCGCGGCATGCTCGCCGCAGCCGCTGAAGCGGCGCCGCTCAAACGCAATGTCACGATCGAAGAAGTCGGCAATGCCGCAGCGTTTTTGTGCTCGGATCTGGCGTCCGGCATCACCGGCGAGATCGTTTATGTGGATGCTGGCTACAACATCATGGGGATGGGCACGGGCACGGGCGGCTGA